From a region of the Salinispira pacifica genome:
- a CDS encoding P83/100 family protein, with the protein MKFRLSAFGFGVFTALLVFSSALSLHGLEVDVDELETTVTDTVSFINYSGPHDDIDTIEEIRGIGVSLSREIASGESREFAGKYRITHVLPEEGQTLRGADVLELLDDARVDHIDNLRRIISAYLESRYAYSSEDANLLGRLVTVYNAVHRGNMELFSSRYIPELTTVLDPEKAGLSLSYTEWAGASQIIIPIAPDAAPGELSSVPADELMDESVEETIRDSEDRGLEERMETADLIDRTVDEETSQIEEEETAIQEEQEAIQEEEQELQQQEQELEEEIQELDRQIEESEPESEEREELEQQREEAEQQQEDVSRQREELDERRQETEERQAQTDQRREQTDEAEERSREIREEAAQDVEELSTSREEPVSELRVTRSRIANNVLYSTLLIINSNDGAVLTTAQREIIGRQYLETRQGIIAISKEDGSPGLVLLDPDDLSFISAGDSEVSPYSPLLTGSGDGIFAVIRDGGEWYAGRFDANLNLLFRSSIPVSEASNLVIENGKLIVQRKDGRFTGLDLDELSVNP; encoded by the coding sequence ATGAAATTCAGACTATCTGCATTTGGTTTCGGTGTTTTTACTGCCTTACTGGTGTTTTCCTCGGCCTTGTCACTTCATGGGCTGGAGGTTGATGTTGATGAGTTGGAAACAACTGTTACCGATACCGTAAGTTTTATTAATTATTCCGGTCCCCACGATGATATCGACACCATTGAAGAGATTCGGGGAATCGGCGTCAGTCTTTCCAGGGAGATTGCTTCGGGGGAAAGCCGGGAGTTTGCCGGGAAGTACCGGATAACCCATGTGCTGCCCGAAGAAGGACAGACTCTCAGAGGAGCAGATGTTCTTGAACTTCTGGATGACGCCCGGGTGGACCACATCGACAATCTCAGAAGGATTATTTCCGCATACCTGGAAAGCCGATACGCATACAGCAGCGAAGATGCCAATCTTCTGGGCAGGCTGGTAACCGTATACAACGCCGTGCACCGGGGCAACATGGAGCTGTTTAGCAGCCGCTATATCCCTGAACTCACCACGGTTCTTGACCCGGAAAAGGCGGGCCTCTCCCTGAGTTACACCGAATGGGCCGGAGCATCCCAGATTATTATTCCAATTGCACCTGACGCAGCCCCCGGTGAACTTTCCTCTGTACCCGCCGATGAACTGATGGATGAATCCGTTGAGGAGACCATCCGCGACAGCGAAGACAGGGGCCTTGAAGAGCGAATGGAAACCGCAGACCTGATCGACCGCACGGTGGATGAGGAAACTTCCCAGATCGAAGAGGAAGAGACTGCGATCCAGGAAGAGCAGGAAGCCATCCAGGAGGAAGAGCAGGAGCTTCAACAGCAGGAACAGGAACTGGAAGAGGAAATCCAGGAACTGGACCGGCAGATAGAAGAGTCCGAACCGGAAAGTGAGGAACGGGAGGAACTGGAACAGCAGAGGGAAGAGGCTGAACAGCAGCAGGAGGACGTGAGCCGGCAGCGGGAAGAGCTGGATGAACGCCGACAGGAAACCGAGGAACGGCAGGCGCAGACAGATCAGCGGCGGGAACAAACCGATGAAGCTGAAGAGCGCTCCAGGGAAATACGGGAAGAAGCCGCCCAGGATGTGGAGGAACTGTCCACGTCACGGGAAGAACCGGTATCCGAACTGCGGGTTACCCGCAGCAGAATTGCCAACAATGTGCTGTACTCAACCCTTTTAATTATTAACTCCAATGACGGAGCGGTGCTCACCACCGCCCAGCGGGAGATTATCGGCCGTCAGTATCTGGAAACCCGGCAGGGGATTATCGCAATAAGCAAAGAGGACGGCTCCCCCGGACTTGTTCTTCTTGATCCTGATGATCTGAGTTTCATCTCCGCAGGGGACAGCGAGGTGAGTCCCTACAGTCCCCTTCTCACCGGATCGGGAGACGGGATTTTTGCGGTAATACGAGACGGCGGTGAATGGTACGCCGGACGATTCGATGCGAACCTGAATCTTTTATTCAGATCGTCAATACCGGTTTCCGAAGCCAGCAATTTAGTGATAGAAAATGGAAAGCTCATCGTCCAGCGCAAGGACGGTCGTTTTACCGGTCTGGATCTGGATGAGCTCTCGGTAAATCCCTGA